One genomic segment of Amycolatopsis sp. WQ 127309 includes these proteins:
- a CDS encoding discoidin domain-containing protein, translating to MTRRAFVLVVTLFLALAGALAGGTPASAETTQPTFLTFYGWWDNTPPGGDIAYPQIHDTAGGKGTYTDPITFATSTSELKAGTKVWVPRVKKYFIMEDGCDECSDDWNGQGPNGGPNLRHIDLWLGGQGGSAFDAIDCEDALTHYNADNTPVLEPVVVDPPSSEPYDATPIFNTSTGACYGGAQPNTTVGQYRNNSTSTCLEAPSSGTTLKVAACTGSDAQRFTFHGAFLVHNDKCAGISGSSIVLQTCTGGPAQQWSINPDGTISDIQTSKKCFRASGTALTAGSCSGDQARWTFTAAGTPSGLSVTPSSVSVAAGGTATATVTSTDAVTLSASGAPAGVSVSFSPTSVPAGGTSTATVTAAATATPGTATITITGGTKTASLGVTVTGGGDGTETLLSQGKTATASSTESSSYPASAAFDGNLTGTRWASEETAAEWLRVDLGATKAVSHVKLTWEAAYGKAYSIQTSPDGTIWTTIYSTTTGNGATDDLTGLAGSGRYVRMNGVTRGTAYGYSLYEMQVYGTA from the coding sequence ATGACCCGGCGCGCTTTCGTGCTCGTCGTGACCCTTTTCCTCGCCTTGGCCGGCGCCCTCGCCGGCGGCACCCCGGCGAGCGCGGAGACCACGCAACCGACGTTCCTCACCTTCTACGGCTGGTGGGACAACACCCCGCCCGGCGGCGACATCGCCTACCCGCAGATCCACGACACCGCCGGCGGCAAGGGCACCTACACCGACCCGATCACGTTCGCCACCAGCACGTCCGAGCTCAAGGCCGGCACCAAGGTCTGGGTGCCCCGGGTGAAGAAGTACTTCATCATGGAAGACGGCTGCGACGAGTGCTCCGACGACTGGAACGGCCAGGGCCCCAACGGCGGCCCGAACCTGCGTCACATCGACCTCTGGCTCGGCGGCCAGGGCGGCAGCGCCTTCGACGCGATCGACTGCGAAGACGCGTTGACGCACTACAACGCCGACAACACGCCGGTCCTGGAACCGGTGGTCGTCGACCCGCCGTCGTCCGAGCCGTACGACGCGACGCCAATCTTCAACACCAGCACCGGCGCGTGTTACGGCGGCGCGCAGCCCAACACCACGGTCGGCCAGTACCGCAACAACTCCACCAGCACGTGCCTCGAGGCGCCGAGCAGCGGAACCACGCTGAAGGTCGCCGCCTGCACCGGAAGCGACGCCCAGCGCTTCACCTTCCACGGCGCGTTCCTCGTGCACAACGACAAGTGCGCGGGCATCTCCGGCAGCTCGATCGTGCTGCAGACCTGCACCGGCGGCCCGGCCCAGCAGTGGTCGATCAACCCCGACGGCACCATTTCCGACATCCAGACGAGCAAGAAGTGCTTCCGCGCCTCGGGCACGGCACTCACCGCGGGCAGCTGTTCCGGTGACCAGGCCCGCTGGACGTTCACCGCGGCCGGCACCCCGTCCGGCCTCAGCGTGACGCCGTCGTCGGTCTCGGTCGCGGCAGGCGGCACGGCGACGGCCACCGTCACGTCCACGGACGCGGTCACGTTGTCCGCGAGCGGCGCTCCCGCGGGCGTCAGCGTCTCCTTCTCACCGACGTCGGTACCGGCCGGCGGCACCTCGACCGCCACGGTCACCGCCGCCGCGACCGCCACCCCCGGCACGGCGACGATCACCATCACGGGCGGCACGAAGACCGCGTCACTGGGCGTCACGGTCACCGGCGGCGGTGACGGCACCGAGACGCTGCTTTCCCAGGGCAAGACGGCGACGGCGTCGTCGACCGAGTCGTCGTCCTACCCGGCGAGCGCGGCCTTCGACGGCAACCTGACCGGCACCCGCTGGGCCAGCGAGGAGACCGCGGCGGAGTGGCTGCGCGTCGACCTCGGCGCGACCAAGGCCGTCTCGCACGTCAAGCTGACCTGGGAGGCCGCGTACGGGAAGGCGTACAGCATCCAGACCTCGCCGGACGGCACGATCTGGACGACGATCTACAGCACGACCACCGGCAACGGCGCCACGGACGACCTGACCGGGCTCGCCGGCAGCGGCCGGTACGTGCGGATGAACGGCGTCACGCGCGGCACGGCGTACGGTTACTCGCTGTACGAGATGCAGGTGTACGGCACCGCGTAA
- a CDS encoding cytochrome P450, producing MTAASDTPALPTTRPAGCPYDPPENYATLREEAPTSQVRCPAGMDAWLVTRYSDVRAVLADRTMSSRGASSVHVNAGAERDLDIEVAPGSIIQLDGKDHSRLRKMVLAEFTVRRVEAMRTYVQGLVESHLDAMLAKPGEADLVRDFALPIPSLVICELLGVPYADRERFQHQSSTLVSTDTTREQGQQAYEELSGFLAALFVDKQKNPQDDLFSRLIARGRETGDALTMEELVMLGLSLLVAGHETTANMIALSTLVLLDHPQQREVVLAAPERAVEELLRYLSVVQFGVLRYATEDVQVGARAVKAGEWLVAALNSANRDEELFPAADKLDFHRESPRTHVAFGFGAHQCIGQQLARVELQEALTRLFRRVPDLRLAVPRESLAYKHNTLVYGVRELPVAWS from the coding sequence GTGACGGCAGCATCCGACACCCCGGCCCTCCCGACGACGCGACCGGCCGGATGCCCGTACGACCCACCCGAGAACTACGCGACGTTGCGCGAAGAAGCGCCGACGTCGCAGGTCCGCTGCCCGGCGGGCATGGACGCCTGGCTGGTCACGCGCTACAGCGACGTGCGCGCGGTGCTCGCCGACCGCACGATGAGCTCGCGCGGCGCGTCTTCAGTGCACGTGAACGCGGGCGCCGAACGTGACCTCGACATCGAGGTCGCCCCCGGCTCGATCATCCAGCTCGACGGCAAGGACCATTCGCGGCTGCGCAAGATGGTGCTCGCGGAGTTCACCGTGCGGCGCGTCGAGGCGATGCGGACCTACGTCCAGGGGCTGGTCGAGAGCCACCTCGACGCGATGCTCGCGAAGCCCGGCGAAGCCGATCTGGTGCGGGACTTCGCATTGCCGATCCCGTCGCTGGTGATCTGCGAGCTGCTCGGCGTCCCGTACGCCGACCGCGAGCGGTTCCAGCACCAGAGCTCGACGCTCGTCAGCACCGACACCACGCGTGAACAGGGACAGCAGGCTTACGAGGAGCTTTCCGGGTTCCTGGCTGCGCTCTTCGTCGACAAGCAGAAGAATCCGCAGGACGACCTGTTCAGCCGGCTGATCGCCCGGGGTCGTGAGACGGGTGACGCGCTCACCATGGAAGAGCTGGTGATGCTCGGGCTCAGCCTGCTGGTGGCCGGGCACGAGACGACGGCCAACATGATCGCGCTCAGCACGCTGGTGCTGCTGGATCACCCGCAGCAGCGCGAAGTCGTGCTGGCGGCGCCGGAGCGCGCCGTCGAGGAACTGCTGCGGTACCTGTCGGTCGTGCAGTTCGGGGTGCTGCGCTACGCCACCGAAGACGTCCAGGTCGGGGCCCGCGCGGTGAAGGCGGGGGAGTGGCTGGTCGCCGCGCTGAACTCGGCCAACCGCGACGAGGAGCTGTTCCCGGCCGCCGACAAGCTCGACTTCCACCGCGAGTCGCCGCGCACGCATGTCGCCTTCGGGTTCGGCGCGCACCAGTGCATCGGCCAGCAGCTGGCGCGCGTCGAACTGCAGGAGGCGCTGACGCGGTTGTTCCGCCGGGTGCCGGACCTGCGGCTCGCGGTGCCGCGGGAGTCGTTGGCGTACAAGCACAACACGCTCGTCTACGGCGTTCGCGAGCTGCCGGTCGCCTGGAGCTGA
- a CDS encoding cellulose binding domain-containing protein — protein MRRSRIRSSVVLLVATVLASAAVITNASGAAAAVEDDGAGCAVSIPGSWPASTKLPDPFKRIDGTRITTTSDWRCRREEIKKLAERTVYGEKPGKPAGVTGTVSSTNITVNVTQNGRSASFSAGVQLPGGTGPFPAVFVVGGFGADTATIKAADAAVITYDPLAVGKEGTARNNKQGAFYSIYGATSSTGLLAAWAWGVSRLIDVIEQSGGTVLKADALGVTGCSRYGKSAFAIGAFDQRIALTMPIESGTAGVPILRGIPGESGSQPLSNAYGEQPWFGDAFSAYTGNPAALPVDTHELVAMVAPRGLFVMENPHIDWLGARSGSVAALAGAEVYKALGAGGNISYWSDVQDGTHCASRPEWKTPLQQNIQKFLLKTGNTAGTFRISSQKAGNLADWRDWTTPALTDSGTTTPTTTPTTPTTPTTPTTPAGAGCTATTSVNQWTGGFVTTVRVTAGAAALAGWTVTANLPAGAVITSGWNAGRSGDTGTVRFTNVEFNGALAPGQAIEFGYQGTGTGTGTTVSCA, from the coding sequence GTGCGCCGCTCCCGGATCCGCTCGTCCGTTGTCCTGCTGGTCGCCACCGTGCTCGCGTCGGCGGCCGTGATCACGAACGCGTCCGGGGCCGCCGCCGCGGTCGAGGACGACGGGGCCGGCTGCGCGGTCTCGATACCGGGTTCGTGGCCGGCCAGTACCAAACTTCCCGATCCCTTCAAGAGGATCGACGGCACGCGCATCACCACCACGAGCGACTGGCGGTGCCGGCGCGAGGAGATCAAGAAGCTCGCGGAGCGGACCGTCTACGGTGAGAAGCCGGGGAAACCGGCGGGCGTCACCGGCACGGTTTCGAGCACGAACATCACCGTGAACGTCACGCAGAACGGCCGCAGCGCGAGTTTCTCGGCGGGCGTCCAGTTGCCCGGCGGCACCGGTCCGTTCCCCGCCGTTTTCGTCGTCGGCGGATTCGGCGCGGACACCGCCACCATCAAAGCCGCCGACGCCGCCGTCATCACCTACGACCCGCTCGCCGTCGGCAAGGAAGGCACGGCCCGGAACAACAAACAGGGCGCGTTCTACAGCATTTACGGCGCCACGAGCAGCACCGGTTTGCTGGCCGCGTGGGCGTGGGGCGTGAGCCGGCTCATCGACGTCATCGAGCAGTCCGGCGGCACCGTCCTCAAGGCGGACGCGCTCGGCGTCACGGGCTGTTCGCGGTACGGGAAGAGCGCGTTCGCGATCGGCGCGTTCGACCAGCGGATCGCGCTGACCATGCCGATCGAGTCGGGCACCGCCGGTGTCCCGATCCTGCGTGGGATCCCCGGGGAGAGCGGCTCGCAGCCGCTCTCCAACGCCTACGGCGAGCAGCCGTGGTTCGGCGACGCGTTCAGCGCCTACACCGGCAACCCGGCCGCGCTGCCGGTGGACACGCACGAACTCGTCGCCATGGTCGCGCCGCGCGGGCTGTTCGTCATGGAGAACCCGCACATCGACTGGCTCGGCGCGCGCTCCGGCAGCGTGGCCGCGCTGGCCGGGGCCGAGGTCTACAAGGCGCTCGGCGCGGGCGGCAACATCAGTTACTGGTCCGACGTCCAGGACGGCACGCACTGCGCGTCCCGGCCCGAGTGGAAGACGCCGCTGCAGCAGAACATCCAGAAGTTCCTGCTGAAGACCGGCAACACGGCCGGCACCTTCCGGATCTCGAGCCAGAAGGCCGGGAACCTGGCCGACTGGCGCGACTGGACGACGCCTGCCCTGACCGACTCGGGGACGACCACGCCCACGACCACGCCCACGACCCCGACCACGCCCACGACTCCGACGACTCCCGCGGGTGCCGGGTGCACGGCGACGACCTCGGTGAACCAGTGGACGGGCGGGTTCGTCACGACGGTCCGCGTCACGGCCGGCGCCGCCGCGCTCGCCGGCTGGACGGTCACCGCGAACCTGCCCGCGGGCGCGGTGATCACGTCCGGGTGGAACGCCGGGCGCAGCGGGGACACCGGCACCGTGCGGTTCACGAACGTCGAGTTCAACGGCGCTCTGGCGCCCGGGCAGGCGATCGAGTTCGGCTACCAGGGCACCGGGACCGGAACCGGCACGACCGTCTCCTGCGCCTAG
- a CDS encoding SDR family NAD(P)-dependent oxidoreductase: MTGKVWFVTGSSRGLGREIVDAALERGDSVVATARDPRGLGDLPADRALAVALDVTDEAAADRAIAAAVERFGRIDVVVNNAGYADFGSIEDTPAAQFRAQIETNLMGVVTVTRAAIPVLREQGHGHIIQISTVGGRIAPGVGLAAYSAAKHGVEGFSGVLANEMKPFGVKVTIVEPGGIRTDWAGSSMSFVEPSAAYAPVLNPMIEHIRGPEQLATSDPAKAGRVITELADLAEPPLRLPLGSDAVMLIRATDEAKIAEIDAWAETSRRTDADDAAQRDFSSLARN; the protein is encoded by the coding sequence ATGACCGGCAAAGTCTGGTTCGTCACCGGCTCGTCGCGCGGCCTCGGCCGGGAGATCGTCGACGCCGCCCTGGAGCGGGGCGACTCCGTCGTGGCCACCGCCCGCGACCCGCGCGGCCTCGGCGACCTGCCGGCGGACCGCGCACTGGCCGTCGCGCTCGACGTCACCGACGAAGCCGCCGCCGACCGGGCCATCGCGGCCGCCGTCGAGCGGTTCGGCCGCATCGACGTCGTCGTCAACAACGCCGGCTACGCCGACTTCGGGTCCATCGAGGACACTCCGGCGGCGCAGTTCCGCGCCCAGATCGAGACGAACCTGATGGGCGTGGTCACGGTGACCCGCGCGGCGATCCCGGTGCTGCGCGAGCAGGGCCACGGGCACATCATCCAGATCTCCACCGTCGGCGGCCGGATCGCGCCGGGGGTCGGCCTGGCCGCGTACTCGGCGGCGAAGCACGGCGTCGAAGGCTTTTCCGGCGTGCTGGCCAACGAGATGAAGCCGTTCGGCGTCAAGGTGACCATCGTCGAGCCGGGCGGGATCCGCACCGACTGGGCCGGCTCGTCGATGTCGTTCGTCGAGCCGAGCGCGGCCTACGCGCCGGTGCTGAACCCGATGATCGAGCACATCCGCGGCCCGGAGCAGCTCGCCACCAGCGACCCGGCCAAGGCCGGCCGCGTGATCACCGAGCTCGCCGACCTGGCCGAGCCGCCGCTGCGGCTGCCGCTGGGCTCCGACGCGGTCATGCTGATCCGCGCCACCGACGAGGCCAAGATCGCCGAGATCGACGCGTGGGCCGAGACGTCCCGCCGCACCGACGCCGACGACGCCGCACAGCGGGACTTCAGCAGCCTCGCCCGAAACTAG
- the aspS gene encoding aspartate--tRNA(Asn) ligase, whose protein sequence is MISRTLTADLPRHVGAHVRVAGWVHRRRRLKSVTFLVVRDRSGTAQVVLRSDVVPPPEETVVEVRATVTVNPRAPGGVELTSAALVPLSEPASPPPFDLYRPAVSASLPTILDHAPVALRHPLLKARFAVSAAAVAGFRSTLDGLGFTEAHTPKIVSSATESGANVFGVDYFGRRAYLAQSPQFFKQALVGVFERVYEVGPVFRAEPHDTARHLAQYTSLDAELGFIEDHHDVMAVLREVLAGMAAVPAEIPELHFAEAQEMLGKDEPDLAPADERWLSDWAVREHGSEFLFVTGYPMAKRPFYTHPDPARPAYSNSFDLLFRGLELVTGGQRLHRHADYVAALGGEVADYGDYLAVFAHGMPPHGGFALGLERWTARLLGVANIREVTLFPRDLHRLTP, encoded by the coding sequence ATGATCTCCCGAACCTTGACCGCCGACCTGCCCCGGCACGTCGGCGCCCACGTCCGCGTCGCCGGCTGGGTGCACCGCCGGCGCCGCCTGAAATCCGTCACGTTCCTCGTGGTCCGGGACCGCTCCGGCACCGCGCAGGTCGTGCTGCGCTCCGACGTCGTGCCGCCGCCGGAGGAGACCGTGGTCGAGGTGCGCGCGACCGTGACGGTGAACCCGCGCGCGCCCGGCGGCGTCGAGCTGACGTCGGCGGCACTGGTCCCGCTGTCGGAACCGGCGTCGCCACCGCCGTTCGACCTCTACCGGCCCGCGGTTTCGGCGTCGCTGCCGACGATCCTCGACCACGCGCCGGTCGCGTTGCGGCACCCGCTGCTGAAGGCGCGGTTCGCGGTGTCCGCGGCCGCCGTCGCCGGGTTCCGGTCCACTTTGGACGGCCTCGGCTTCACCGAGGCGCACACGCCGAAGATCGTCTCGTCGGCCACCGAGTCGGGCGCGAACGTCTTCGGCGTCGACTACTTCGGCCGCCGCGCCTACCTCGCGCAGTCGCCGCAGTTCTTCAAGCAGGCGCTGGTCGGGGTGTTCGAGCGCGTCTACGAGGTCGGCCCGGTCTTCCGCGCCGAGCCGCACGACACCGCGCGCCACCTGGCGCAGTACACCAGCCTCGACGCCGAACTCGGGTTCATCGAGGACCACCACGACGTCATGGCCGTGCTGCGGGAGGTGCTCGCGGGGATGGCCGCGGTGCCCGCCGAGATCCCGGAGCTGCACTTCGCCGAGGCTCAGGAGATGCTGGGGAAGGACGAGCCCGACCTGGCGCCCGCCGACGAGCGGTGGCTGTCGGACTGGGCGGTGCGCGAGCACGGGTCGGAGTTCCTGTTCGTCACGGGCTACCCGATGGCGAAACGGCCGTTCTACACCCACCCGGACCCGGCGCGGCCCGCCTACTCGAACAGCTTCGACCTGCTGTTCCGCGGGCTGGAGCTGGTGACGGGCGGCCAGCGGCTGCACCGGCACGCCGACTACGTCGCGGCGCTCGGCGGCGAGGTCGCGGACTACGGCGACTACCTGGCGGTGTTCGCGCACGGCATGCCGCCCCACGGCGGTTTCGCGCTGGGCCTGGAAAGGTGGACGGCGCGGCTCCTCGGAGTCGCCAACATCCGGGAGGTCACGCTGTTCCCGCGCGACCTGCACCGGCTGACCCCGTGA
- a CDS encoding VOC family protein, translating to MDWTLEVIVVPVSDVDRAKAFYTDKLGFHLDHDTAPVEGVRIVQVTPPGSGCSVVFGRGAVPDMPPGSMKGLQLVVGDLPKAHATLVERGVDVGDIQVVGAGPWDGRADLNNVGFVFFADPDGNEWAIQQITARG from the coding sequence ATGGACTGGACGCTCGAAGTGATCGTGGTACCGGTGTCCGATGTGGACCGGGCGAAGGCCTTCTACACGGACAAGCTCGGCTTCCACCTCGACCACGACACCGCGCCCGTCGAAGGCGTCCGGATCGTCCAGGTGACCCCGCCGGGCTCGGGCTGCTCGGTCGTGTTCGGCCGCGGTGCCGTGCCGGACATGCCGCCGGGCTCGATGAAGGGGCTCCAGCTGGTCGTCGGCGACCTGCCGAAAGCCCACGCGACACTCGTCGAGCGCGGCGTCGACGTCGGTGACATCCAGGTCGTCGGCGCGGGCCCCTGGGACGGCCGGGCCGACCTGAACAACGTCGGCTTCGTGTTCTTCGCCGACCCCGACGGCAACGAGTGGGCGATCCAGCAGATCACCGCCCGCGGCTAG
- a CDS encoding CGNR zinc finger domain-containing protein, producing MVTAAPGEELSLALALVNTQRVGDVDDLDDPLPWLHAHGLRVTSVADVTPLTDLRAAVRELLAALAEDRAPAATAVDAVNAAARADAAAPQLTWAAGPRREWRSTRPGSVDEAVAALARDAIDVAGGDLGRLVRPCEAHGCVRFYLREHARRRWCSTTCGDRVRAARHQQLVVERRTV from the coding sequence GTGGTCACTGCGGCACCCGGCGAGGAGCTCTCGCTCGCGCTGGCTTTGGTCAACACCCAGCGGGTCGGGGACGTCGACGACCTCGACGACCCGCTCCCCTGGCTGCACGCGCACGGGCTCCGGGTGACGTCGGTGGCCGACGTCACCCCGCTCACCGACCTCCGCGCGGCGGTCCGCGAGCTGCTGGCCGCGCTGGCCGAGGACCGGGCACCGGCCGCGACCGCCGTCGACGCGGTGAACGCGGCCGCCCGCGCCGACGCCGCCGCGCCGCAGCTCACCTGGGCCGCCGGCCCGCGACGCGAGTGGCGCAGCACCCGGCCGGGCAGCGTCGACGAAGCCGTCGCGGCCCTGGCCCGTGACGCGATCGACGTCGCCGGCGGCGACCTGGGCCGGTTGGTGCGCCCGTGCGAGGCCCACGGCTGCGTCCGGTTCTACCTCCGCGAGCACGCCCGCCGCCGCTGGTGCTCCACGACGTGCGGCGACCGCGTCCGCGCGGCGCGGCACCAGCAGCTGGTGGTCGAGCGGCGTACTGTGTGA
- a CDS encoding alpha/beta fold hydrolase, translating to MTAVHHRHATVAGHRLFYREAGPAEAPTIVLLHGFPTSSHMYRHLIPALADRYHVIAPDYLGAGASDAPPAGEFTYSFDALAELTQSLLDQLGLTRFALYIQDFGAPVGLRIATANPDRVTAIVTQNGNAYVEGLGEGLPQKLAAGTLTDEDLRAMVTLEATKGQYLDGSPDAELISPDVWIHDQALLDRPGAAEIQLALLADYHHNIGLYPKFHEYFRTSQVPVLAVWGGNDGIFIADGARAYARDLPDAEIHLLDAGHFALETHLDAIAGYIRGFLGRVLS from the coding sequence ATGACCGCCGTGCACCACCGCCACGCCACCGTCGCCGGCCACCGGCTCTTCTACCGCGAGGCCGGGCCCGCCGAAGCACCCACGATCGTGCTGCTCCACGGCTTCCCGACGAGCTCGCACATGTACCGGCACCTGATCCCGGCGCTGGCCGACCGCTACCACGTCATCGCGCCGGACTACCTGGGCGCGGGTGCCTCGGACGCGCCGCCGGCCGGCGAGTTCACCTACTCCTTCGACGCGCTCGCCGAGCTGACGCAGAGCCTGCTCGACCAGCTCGGCCTGACCCGGTTCGCGCTCTACATCCAGGACTTCGGCGCGCCGGTCGGCCTGCGGATCGCCACGGCGAACCCGGACCGCGTCACGGCGATCGTCACGCAGAACGGCAACGCCTACGTCGAGGGCCTCGGCGAAGGTCTCCCGCAGAAGCTGGCCGCCGGCACGCTGACGGACGAGGACTTGCGCGCGATGGTCACCCTGGAGGCGACCAAGGGGCAGTACCTCGACGGCTCACCGGACGCGGAGCTGATCAGCCCGGACGTCTGGATCCACGACCAGGCGCTGCTCGACCGGCCGGGCGCGGCGGAGATCCAGCTGGCGCTGCTCGCGGACTACCACCACAACATCGGCCTGTACCCGAAGTTCCACGAGTACTTCCGCACCAGCCAGGTGCCGGTGCTGGCGGTCTGGGGCGGCAACGACGGAATCTTCATCGCCGACGGCGCCCGCGCGTACGCCCGCGACCTGCCGGACGCGGAGATCCACCTGCTCGACGCGGGCCACTTCGCCCTGGAGACACACTTGGACGCGATCGCGGGCTACATCCGCGGCTTCCTGGGCCGGGTGCTGAGCTGA
- a CDS encoding heavy metal-binding domain-containing protein, with protein sequence MTTADPAGQHIPEDAMRRLAEMRPGQKTSLFTSDLSVNEFLLVREAGFRPLGLVLGSSIYHVGFQMGRWSKNQELDRLSQAMYHARELAMSRMEAEADVLGADGIVAVRLEIEFKEFGSDLAEFIAVGTAVKADEPGQWRNNTGKPFTSDLSGQDFWTLVQAGYAPLGMVMGTCVYHIAHQRFRQMMGNIGQNVEIPQYTEALYDARELAMSRMQTEAEQLEAEGIVGVQLLSLPHRWGGHTTEFFAIGTAVKPLREDHHIAKPQLVLPLTD encoded by the coding sequence GTGACCACCGCGGACCCCGCCGGGCAGCACATCCCCGAGGATGCGATGCGCCGGCTCGCCGAGATGCGACCGGGCCAGAAGACCAGCCTGTTCACGTCGGACCTGAGCGTCAACGAGTTCCTGCTCGTGCGCGAAGCCGGGTTCCGGCCGCTCGGGCTGGTGCTCGGGTCGAGCATCTACCACGTCGGGTTCCAGATGGGCCGGTGGAGCAAGAACCAGGAGCTGGACCGGCTTTCCCAGGCGATGTACCACGCCCGCGAGCTCGCGATGTCCCGGATGGAGGCGGAGGCGGACGTGCTGGGCGCGGACGGCATCGTCGCGGTCCGGCTCGAGATCGAGTTCAAGGAGTTCGGCAGCGACCTCGCCGAGTTCATCGCCGTCGGCACCGCGGTGAAGGCCGACGAACCCGGGCAGTGGCGCAACAACACCGGGAAGCCGTTCACCTCGGACCTGTCCGGGCAGGACTTCTGGACGCTGGTGCAGGCCGGGTACGCGCCGCTGGGCATGGTGATGGGCACGTGCGTCTACCACATCGCGCACCAGCGGTTCCGGCAGATGATGGGCAACATCGGCCAGAACGTCGAGATCCCGCAGTACACCGAAGCGCTCTACGACGCGCGCGAGCTCGCGATGTCGCGGATGCAGACCGAGGCGGAACAGCTCGAGGCGGAAGGGATCGTCGGCGTGCAGCTGCTGTCGCTGCCGCACCGCTGGGGCGGGCACACGACGGAGTTCTTCGCCATCGGCACCGCGGTGAAGCCGTTGCGGGAGGACCACCACATCGCCAAGCCGCAGCTCGTGCTGCCCCTCACCGACTGA
- a CDS encoding heavy metal-binding domain-containing protein, whose protein sequence is MPEWDGRGLPPVARARVERYAASGLKTSLMSVPSAVGAEVAGFTAVGEVMGCVVQQVGWAGTAVFADDQVKLISGMLRQGYSTALDRLAQEATALGADGVLGIGFTVTSLDGVMEEFVALGTAVRAETKQRPRRLFTTDLPGQDVGKLMQAGWVPVRLAVGIAGRAQYDYNMQYQTTTWAGNTEVDAPTRVVTEVRAAARAEFARAIRDAGADGGIVSGMTLRTWPVQEVAMAGIASVTGTAIARFHTGRAAPTSALKILPLNRS, encoded by the coding sequence GTGCCCGAGTGGGACGGTCGTGGCCTGCCTCCCGTCGCGCGGGCCCGTGTCGAGCGCTACGCCGCGTCCGGGCTCAAGACGTCGCTGATGAGCGTGCCCAGTGCGGTCGGCGCCGAAGTCGCGGGCTTCACCGCGGTCGGCGAGGTGATGGGCTGCGTCGTGCAGCAGGTCGGCTGGGCCGGCACCGCAGTCTTCGCCGACGACCAGGTCAAGCTGATCTCCGGCATGCTGCGGCAGGGCTACTCGACCGCGCTCGACCGGCTCGCCCAGGAGGCGACCGCGCTGGGCGCCGACGGCGTGCTCGGCATCGGGTTCACCGTCACCTCGCTCGACGGCGTGATGGAGGAGTTCGTCGCCCTCGGCACCGCCGTGCGCGCGGAGACGAAGCAGCGGCCGCGGCGGCTGTTCACCACCGACCTGCCCGGCCAGGACGTCGGCAAGCTGATGCAGGCGGGCTGGGTGCCGGTGCGCCTCGCGGTCGGCATCGCCGGGCGCGCGCAGTACGACTACAACATGCAGTACCAGACGACCACCTGGGCCGGGAACACCGAGGTGGACGCGCCCACGCGGGTCGTCACCGAAGTCCGGGCCGCCGCGCGGGCCGAGTTCGCCCGCGCGATCCGCGACGCCGGCGCCGACGGCGGCATCGTCTCCGGCATGACCCTGCGGACGTGGCCCGTGCAGGAGGTCGCGATGGCCGGCATCGCGTCCGTCACCGGCACCGCGATCGCCCGCTTCCACACCGGGCGCGCCGCCCCGACGAGCGCGCTCAAGATCCTTCCGTTGAACCGTTCCTGA
- a CDS encoding heavy metal-binding domain-containing protein yields the protein MPDRAARYTASGLRTSLLTVPGAVGAEAVGLRPIGEVMGCVVEHAGVDDPAACLRRGYATALDRLRAEARALGADGVLAIRCTVTRAGRTREFVVLGTAVRATGGKRPGRVFTTSLSGPDVAKLLPAGWVPVALAIGLDGGTVYDLAMPDRPAREIAAPTDLVTRVRATARAEFLEAVRLSGADGGLVSATTLSAWPLGRTGAAAVAGVFGTAIARCGDGPAPRNALAVLPLDRRG from the coding sequence GTGCCGGACCGCGCCGCCCGCTACACCGCGTCCGGGCTGCGGACGTCGCTGCTGACGGTGCCGGGCGCGGTCGGCGCCGAAGCGGTGGGGCTGCGGCCGATCGGCGAGGTGATGGGCTGCGTCGTCGAGCACGCCGGCGTCGACGATCCGGCGGCGTGCCTGCGCCGCGGGTACGCCACGGCGCTGGACCGGCTGCGCGCGGAAGCCCGGGCCCTCGGCGCGGACGGCGTCCTCGCGATCCGGTGCACGGTGACCCGCGCCGGCCGGACGCGGGAGTTCGTCGTGCTGGGCACGGCCGTCCGCGCCACCGGCGGCAAGCGGCCGGGCCGGGTCTTCACGACGAGCCTGTCGGGCCCGGACGTCGCGAAACTCCTGCCGGCGGGCTGGGTCCCGGTGGCCCTGGCGATCGGCCTCGACGGCGGCACGGTCTACGACCTCGCGATGCCGGACCGCCCGGCCCGGGAGATCGCGGCGCCGACGGATCTGGTGACGCGCGTGCGGGCGACGGCCCGAGCGGAGTTCCTGGAGGCGGTCCGGCTGTCGGGAGCCGACGGCGGCCTGGTGTCGGCGACGACGCTGAGCGCGTGGCCCCTCGGCCGCACCGGCGCGGCGGCGGTGGCGGGCGTGTTCGGCACGGCGATCGCCCGGTGCGGTGACGGTCCGGCGCCCCGGAACGCGTTGGCCGTGCTGCCGCTGGACCGCCGCGGCTGA